One Lucilia cuprina isolate Lc7/37 chromosome 4, ASM2204524v1, whole genome shotgun sequence DNA segment encodes these proteins:
- the LOC111683250 gene encoding A-kinase anchor protein 14, with translation MFKLLLVLSIFAIAMAEPGVVAPVVTHPVAAHGGPAIHHHAAHAVHSHVIQHPAPVKAVHVVKPVVPVVPVVKPVVPLVPVHHAHPAVIAHH, from the exons ATGTTCAAACTA TTGTTGGTTTTGTCTATCTTTGCTATTGCTATGGCTGAGCCAGGCGTAGTAGCTCCAGTAGTTACCCACCCAGTTGCTGCCCATGGTGGTCCTGCCATACATCATCATGCTGCCCATGCTGTGCACTC CCATGTTATTCAACATCCTGCCCCTGTTAAGGCGGTGCATGTTGTTAAACCTGTAGTACCTGTTGTACCAGTAGTTAAGCCAGTGGTACCTTTAGTACCCGTGCATCATGCTCATCCTGCAGTTATAGCTCATCATTGA
- the LOC111683249 gene encoding 3'-5' ssDNA/RNA exonuclease TatD, whose amino-acid sequence MAQATATTTAGTTNTVEEVSSSPLAGFDMDDIKHCFENLIVIDAGANLTNKKYSRDLDSVIQRAKDAGVQKLMVPGTSVKSSKEALRLSRIYPDFIYSTAGIHPHDSKSIIEDPSSWFEFQEIAASQECVAIGPCGLDYQRDFSDPESQKEIFEKQLLLACNLGKSILIHERSAQQDVLDILDKFENLPPVIIRSFMGTAEEAIKYLDRRFYISLTGYLCKDKSDTGVRRLLDNGTLPLDRLLVETDSPFMYPNTRASKLPQHVKTGITERSLLYLHRYCTFQRNEPCSLPAIVEMIAAFMKKTPDEVALATAFNALKLFGLS is encoded by the exons ATGGCTcaggcaacagcaacaacaacagctggcACCACCAACACTGTTGAGGAGGTGTCATCATCACCATTAGCTGGTTTCGATATGGATGATATAAAACATTGTTTTGAAAATCTAATTGTTATCGATGCAGGAGCAAATCttactaataaaaaatatagtcgAGACCTGGACTCGGTAATACAAAGAGCAAAAGATGCCG GTGTCCAAAAACTTATGGTACCTGGCACTTCTGTAAAATCCAGCAAGGAAGCCCTTCGTCTCTCCCGCATTTATCCCGATTTTATTTACTCGACTGCTGGCATACATCCACACGACTCTAAATCAATCATCGAAGATCCTAGTAGTTGGTTTGAATTCCAAGAAATTGCCGCCTCCCAAGAGTGTGTAGCAATTGGTCCCTGTGGCTTGGATTATCAGAGAGATTTCTCTGATCCCGAAAGTcaaaaggaaatatttgaaaaacaactaCTATTGGCTTGTAATTTGGGCAAATCGATTTTGATACACGAACGTTCAGCCCAACAAGATGTACTCGATATATTAGACAa attcgAGAATTTGCCACCGGTGATTATTAGAAGTTTTATGGGCACTGCTGAGGAAGCCATTAAATATTTGGACAGAAGGTTCTATATTAGTTTAACTGGTTATTTATGCAAG GACAAATCAGATACCGGCGTACGACGCCTGCTCGACAATGGAACCTTACCTTTAGATCGTTTATTGGTTGAAACCGATTCACCTTTCATGTATCCCAATACCAGAGCTTCAAAGCTACCACAACACGTTAAGACTGGCATCACAGAACGCTCTCTATTGTACTTACACAG ATATTGTACATTTCAACGTAATGAACCCTGTAGTTTGCCCGCCATTGTGGAAATGATAGCTGCCTTTATGAAAAAGACCCCCGATGAAGTAGCTCTGGCTACGgcttttaatgctttaaaactttttggtcTTTCTTAA